In Oryzias melastigma strain HK-1 linkage group LG10, ASM292280v2, whole genome shotgun sequence, the genomic window gattttcttttggatTGTGGTTACAATCTGTGACTGGAATTTCACTTGGGACTCAAATATacctttttattagttttactttaatgttgCTGTTACCTTTTTCTGAAAGTTCCATCATCAACACTGTACAGAACATGGTGCCTACTGCATTTATCTAGACCTCTTGTTTACCAGAGCAGCTATTTGAAGTCAGATTTTGAAGTGTTCCTGCGAAGAGTTCCGTGCCATCGTATCTATATTTCTCTCTTAGTTAAAAtttgttctaataatgttttcaaggttaaaaaaacagagaaatgtaaagtaaaatttCAAGGTGTTTCGTTGAGGATGATTGTGATTGAAAACGTGGGGCTCAGCTCCCCAGCTTGTATTAAAGCGCCATGGTTGAACAGGATAAAGTGGGGTTTCCTCTTGGGGCTCATGGTTCTTATTTATGGCTCTCACGCGCCACTCATCACCCTCACCAAAGTAGACGGCCACGTCCCCTTCAGTGCCTCCTCATGTGTTGTCATGATCGAGTTGGTGAAGCTCTTAATCTCTCTGCTGAGTCTTTTGCTGGCTGGAGGTACATCTGCCTTGTGTAGACCTCCGGATGTTCTCTCAGTTGCTCCCTACGCCGTCCCTGCTGCACTTTATTCCCTAAACAACAACTTGGTTGTTTTAATGCAGGCCTACATGGATCCGAGCTCATTCCAGATACTTTCCAACCTTAAAATAGCCTCGACTGCGCTGCTGTACTCCCTCTGTCTGAGAAAGAGGCTGCGGCCTGCTCAGTGGCTAGGTCTGGGGCTTCTTGTGGCTGCAGGGGTATCTCACAGCTACAACACCCTGGATCTGGTGGACCCTGAAGGGGCTGAAGTCAAGGAGGGTCTTCATATCACAGCTTGGGGTCTTTTTCTTGTGCTTGTTTACTGCTGCGTGTCAGGACTGGCAGCTGTTTACACCGAAAGGGTCCTGAAGAGCCAGAGGTTGCCCCTCAGCTTGCAGAATTTCTACCTCTACGTGTTTGGCGTGGCCATCAACGTGCTGTCGTCTCTCACGTCTTTAACAAGCAACAAAAGCTTCCTGGAGGGTTTCTCTGGGGTGGTTTGGGTCATCGTCGCCGGGCAAGCAGCGAATGGGCTCCTGATGTCTGTGGTCCTCAAACACGGCAG contains:
- the slc35a4 gene encoding probable UDP-sugar transporter protein SLC35A4 — its product is MIVIENVGLSSPACIKAPWLNRIKWGFLLGLMVLIYGSHAPLITLTKVDGHVPFSASSCVVMIELVKLLISLLSLLLAGGTSALCRPPDVLSVAPYAVPAALYSLNNNLVVLMQAYMDPSSFQILSNLKIASTALLYSLCLRKRLRPAQWLGLGLLVAAGVSHSYNTLDLVDPEGAEVKEGLHITAWGLFLVLVYCCVSGLAAVYTERVLKSQRLPLSLQNFYLYVFGVAINVLSSLTSLTSNKSFLEGFSGVVWVIVAGQAANGLLMSVVLKHGSGITRLFVISSSMLVNALLSWAMLGLQLSTSFLLPVSMIGLAAYLYYR